The following proteins are encoded in a genomic region of Corythoichthys intestinalis isolate RoL2023-P3 chromosome 5, ASM3026506v1, whole genome shotgun sequence:
- the exosc6 gene encoding exosome complex component MTR3: MPVDSRRIRGPDVSQSPSLFACKSPVVFSSHGPRADGRQRDQVDVRAVFVRCGLVSQAKGSAYMEAGDTKLMCCVYGPRETDRKDETDMKCGRLTTDMRFAPFSCPERGSWIQGSQDKDFSLMLHESLQPALCLHKYPRSQIEVNVMVLENSGSVLAHAVTCASLALADAGIEMYDLVLGCALRQDGASYVVDPTYAEENGSGSADCDNQGRLTLAFLPSLNQISGLQSDGEMTEETLSAGMRTCIEGCYKIYPVIQQALAKAVRRAAPPPSES; this comes from the exons ATGCCGGTTGATTCCAGACGAATACGCGGTCCAGATGTCTCCCAAAGCCCATCTTTGTTCGCCTGCAAGTCGCCGGTGGTCTTCTCCTCGCACGGCCCCCGAGCTGATGGTCGACAGCGGGACCAGGTGGACGTCCGGGCCGTTTTTGTCCGGTGCGGGCTAGTGAGCCAGGCTAAGGGCTCTGCGTACATGGAGGCCGGGGACACCAAGTTGATGTGCTGCGTTTATGGTCCCAGAGAAACCGATCGTAAAGATGAAACCGATATGAAGTGCGGAAG GTTGACAACAGACATGCGTTTTGCTCCATTCTCTTGCCCAGAGAGAGGCTCCTGGATTCAAGGGAGTCAAGACAAGGACTTCTCCTTGATGCTGCATGAAAGTCTTCAGCCTGCCCTGTGCCTCCACAAATACCCCCGCTCTCAAATAGAGGTCAACGTGATGGTTCTTGAAAACAGCGGATCGGTCCTAGCGCATGCTGTCACCTGCGCGTCACTCGCCCTTGCAGACGCCGGGATTGAAATGTACGACCTGGTGCTCGGCTGCGCCCTTCGCCAGGATGGGGCTTCTTATGTGGTTGACCCAACATATGCGGAGGAAAACGGCAGTGGCTCAGCCGACTGCGATAATCAGGGTAGACTGACTCTTGCGTTTCTCCCCAGCCTGAATCAAATTTCGGGGCTTCAGTCAGATGGAGAAATGACTGAAGAGACTCTGTCTGCTGGGATGCGCACATGTATTGAGGGATGCTATAAGATATATCCGGTCATCCAACAAGCTCTGGCTAAGGCAGTGCGGAGGGCAGCCCCTCCACCATCAGAGAGCTGA